From the genome of Virgibacillus proomii, one region includes:
- the vrrA gene encoding VrrA/YqfQ family protein produces the protein MVFSPQRSVNFPFHMQQGNMGNNFRPFQQLQPRNFQNAPFQAGPFSRGNFSGMQQAATKGGKLKNLLSLLQPQSGASTGAGGGVSKGIGGLSGALDNMQQVINVVQNAAPIVKEYGPMVKNLPAMFRMMKAFKSLDDTEDDTDEEEKEETEENKKDESELPKSDQTELESEKANEPSIIEDEQQKGKSVPKLFI, from the coding sequence ATGGTGTTTTCCCCACAACGATCGGTTAACTTTCCATTCCATATGCAACAAGGCAATATGGGAAATAATTTTAGACCATTTCAACAACTTCAACCGCGTAATTTTCAAAATGCACCCTTTCAAGCTGGTCCTTTTTCCAGAGGCAATTTTTCGGGGATGCAACAGGCAGCTACGAAAGGAGGTAAATTAAAAAATCTATTAAGTTTGTTACAGCCACAATCCGGAGCAAGCACGGGTGCTGGAGGGGGTGTTAGTAAAGGAATTGGTGGCTTAAGCGGTGCATTAGATAATATGCAACAGGTTATAAATGTCGTACAAAATGCTGCTCCTATTGTAAAGGAATATGGACCCATGGTAAAGAATTTACCAGCAATGTTTCGCATGATGAAGGCTTTTAAATCCTTAGACGATACAGAAGATGATACAGATGAAGAAGAAAAGGAAGAAACGGAAGAAAATAAAAAAGACGAATCGGAATTACCGAAATCAGATCAAACCGAATTAGAATCGGAAAAAGCAAATGAACCGTCTATAATAGAGGATGAACAACAAAAAGGAAAATCTGTACCGAAATTATTTATTTAA
- the vanY gene encoding VanY-A/VanY-F/VanY-M family D-Ala-D-Ala carboxypeptidase — MKKWGYLLLFLLCLGFAGVTFINKALFFQDKVVIQKYDQNHKDNIGTSENLQKEEISKEQIYQGNLLLINSKYPIRQESVKLDIVNLSKHKELINGYGLLDTNIYLSKGITQKFSQMINDAEKEGVSHFLISSGFRDFVEQSVLYQEMGADYALPAGYSEHNSGLSLDVGSSLTKMDRAPEGKWLKENAWKYGFILRYPQDKTDITGIKYEPWHIRYVGLPHSAIMKKKNFALEEYMDYLKEEKNISANVNGEKYKIFYHPVPKNTTIHVPTNLRYEISGNNMDGVIVTVFP, encoded by the coding sequence ATGAAGAAGTGGGGATATTTATTGTTGTTTTTATTATGTTTAGGTTTTGCAGGAGTTACTTTCATTAATAAAGCACTGTTTTTTCAGGATAAAGTAGTTATTCAAAAATATGATCAAAATCATAAAGATAATATAGGGACTTCTGAAAATCTCCAGAAGGAAGAGATTTCAAAAGAACAGATCTATCAAGGAAATCTGCTCTTAATCAACAGTAAATATCCTATTCGCCAAGAGAGTGTGAAATTAGATATCGTAAATTTATCTAAACATAAAGAATTGATAAATGGATACGGGTTGCTTGATACGAATATTTATCTGTCAAAAGGAATAACACAAAAATTTTCACAGATGATCAATGATGCTGAAAAGGAAGGGGTTAGTCATTTTTTAATTAGTAGTGGCTTTCGAGACTTTGTTGAGCAAAGTGTGCTTTACCAAGAAATGGGGGCGGATTATGCCTTGCCAGCAGGTTATAGTGAACATAATTCAGGCTTATCACTTGATGTAGGATCAAGCTTAACGAAAATGGATCGGGCACCTGAAGGAAAGTGGCTGAAAGAAAATGCCTGGAAATACGGCTTTATATTACGGTATCCACAGGATAAAACTGATATTACTGGAATTAAATATGAACCATGGCATATCCGTTATGTTGGTTTGCCTCACAGCGCGATTATGAAAAAAAAGAATTTTGCTCTAGAAGAATATATGGATTACCTAAAAGAAGAAAAAAACATTTCTGCTAATGTAAATGGAGAAAAATATAAGATCTTTTATCATCCTGTTCCTAAGAATACTACCATTCATGTGCCGACCAATCTTCGTTATGAAATATCAGGTAACAATATGGATGGTGTAATTGTAACAGTATTTCCCTAA
- a CDS encoding YozE family protein encodes MQSRSFYHFLMTFRGKKPPDDPCRLADWAFSDHNFPKQSTNYDEISNYLEWNSPFPTALPVFDELWEIYTLHDE; translated from the coding sequence TTGCAATCACGATCCTTTTATCATTTTTTAATGACTTTCCGAGGAAAAAAACCGCCTGATGATCCGTGCCGATTAGCTGATTGGGCATTTTCCGATCACAATTTCCCCAAGCAGTCCACGAATTATGATGAAATTAGCAACTACTTAGAATGGAATAGTCCTTTTCCTACGGCATTACCTGTTTTTGATGAATTATGGGAAATTTATACGTTACATGATGAGTAA
- the tatC gene encoding twin-arginine translocase subunit TatC, with protein MSKNQTIDEKEMNITGHLAELRNRIIVTAIFFILFFLVGFIFSKDIYLFFQGDIGFKLTVISPGEIIWIYFTLASVVAIACTLPIFALQVWLFVRPGLTANERKATVAYIPAVFLLFIGGLVFGYFMFVKLILPFLLSLNDGMFNEMFTVNKYFGFLIRVTVPFAVLFEIPVIAMFLTALGILTPQFMRKTRKYAYFILVIIGTIVTPPDFVLQIVVAIPLIILYEISIYLATIVHRKKQRKHEAFMNNSE; from the coding sequence ATGTCTAAGAATCAAACTATTGATGAGAAAGAAATGAACATAACGGGTCATTTGGCTGAATTAAGAAACAGGATTATTGTAACTGCAATATTTTTTATCCTATTTTTCCTTGTTGGATTTATATTTTCAAAGGATATATATCTTTTTTTCCAAGGTGATATAGGTTTTAAACTAACAGTTATTAGTCCCGGGGAAATTATTTGGATTTATTTTACGCTTGCCAGTGTAGTAGCAATTGCTTGTACACTGCCTATTTTTGCTTTACAAGTTTGGTTGTTTGTAAGGCCAGGTCTGACAGCAAATGAGAGAAAAGCAACGGTTGCCTATATCCCAGCAGTATTTTTACTGTTTATTGGCGGATTAGTGTTTGGTTATTTTATGTTCGTTAAATTAATCTTGCCTTTTTTACTTTCATTAAACGATGGGATGTTTAATGAAATGTTTACAGTTAACAAGTATTTTGGATTTTTAATTCGTGTAACTGTCCCTTTTGCTGTTTTGTTTGAAATTCCAGTAATTGCTATGTTTTTAACCGCCTTAGGTATTTTAACACCACAGTTTATGAGAAAGACTAGAAAATATGCTTACTTTATTCTTGTTATCATCGGTACTATTGTAACGCCGCCCGATTTTGTATTACAAATTGTCGTTGCTATTCCATTAATCATTTTATATGAAATCAGCATTTATCTCGCTACAATTGTACATCGAAAAAAACAACGAAAACATGAAGCATTTATGAATAACTCTGAATAA
- a CDS encoding twin-arginine translocase TatA/TatE family subunit, protein MFQNIGIPGLVLILIIALVIFGPAKLPEIGKAFGNSLKEFKNATKGIASDGDSSGNAENHTSK, encoded by the coding sequence ATGTTTCAAAATATTGGTATACCCGGGTTAGTCTTAATACTTATTATTGCTTTAGTCATTTTTGGACCAGCAAAGCTTCCGGAAATAGGTAAGGCATTTGGTAATTCGTTAAAAGAATTTAAAAATGCAACAAAGGGCATTGCTTCCGACGGGGATTCATCAGGAAACGCTGAAAACCATACATCAAAGTAA
- a CDS encoding twin-arginine translocase TatA/TatE family subunit — translation MSNIGFPGLILILVIALVIFGPKKLPEIGKAAGQTLREFKKSANDLTSDAKEEINETKKIISEQENNNK, via the coding sequence ATGTCTAATATAGGCTTTCCTGGATTGATTTTAATTTTGGTTATTGCTTTAGTCATTTTCGGTCCCAAGAAATTACCGGAAATAGGTAAAGCGGCTGGTCAAACATTAAGAGAGTTTAAAAAGTCGGCAAATGATTTGACAAGCGATGCAAAAGAGGAAATCAATGAGACAAAGAAAATAATTTCAGAGCAAGAAAACAACAACAAATAA
- a CDS encoding dihydrofolate reductase has translation MISFIVAMDKNHVIGLNNRLPWRLPRDLRFFKEKTTHQTIIMGRKTFDSIGKPLPNRKNIVLSRSGGDFPPEIEVVSDINKILEWNQADPEKEYFVIGGAKIYEQMLPFADRMYITWIDHAFQGDTYFPQFSEAEWELTAKEREEKDEKNPYDFYFLQYDRKK, from the coding sequence ATGATATCCTTCATTGTTGCAATGGATAAAAATCATGTGATCGGTTTGAATAACCGCCTCCCTTGGCGATTGCCCAGAGATTTACGCTTTTTCAAAGAAAAGACAACGCATCAAACAATAATTATGGGCAGAAAAACGTTTGATTCAATTGGAAAACCACTGCCAAACCGTAAGAATATTGTTCTTTCAAGGAGTGGGGGAGATTTCCCCCCGGAAATAGAAGTTGTTTCCGATATCAATAAAATTCTAGAATGGAATCAAGCGGACCCGGAGAAGGAGTATTTTGTAATTGGTGGTGCAAAAATTTATGAACAAATGTTGCCGTTCGCTGATCGTATGTACATTACTTGGATTGATCATGCGTTTCAAGGTGACACGTATTTTCCGCAATTCTCTGAAGCAGAATGGGAGCTAACTGCCAAAGAGCGAGAGGAAAAAGATGAGAAAAACCCATATGATTTTTACTTTCTTCAGTATGATCGAAAAAAGTAA